One genomic segment of Gemmatimonadaceae bacterium includes these proteins:
- a CDS encoding D-alanine--D-alanine ligase, which translates to MKITVLMGGASAERNVSLASGLRIAAALRSRGHDVTAFDPSKGMISADAERGLSEGSVGREPPSLESLAEATGGSFLPALERHPELMSADVVFLALHGGQGEDGTLQALLDMAHIRYTGSGHLASALAMDKDLSKKLFRTEGVLTPDWLMAPASIEDVECELGFPVVVKPSKQGSTVGLTVVKERGQFDAAVTEAWRFDDEVMIEQFIPGRELTVGVLGDRVFPVGEIKPKHEIYDYECKYTPGMAEEEFPAQLSPEQTAKIQQQALAAFRALKLGGCARIDFRLASSDDGSMSGGGDFYCLEANTLPGMTELSLIPQGAAASGMSFAELCEEIVNLARK; encoded by the coding sequence ATGAAGATCACTGTTCTTATGGGCGGCGCCTCAGCCGAGAGAAACGTGTCGCTGGCCAGCGGGCTCAGGATTGCAGCGGCGCTGCGCTCCCGAGGTCACGATGTAACAGCCTTCGATCCATCCAAGGGCATGATCAGCGCCGATGCGGAGCGCGGGCTAAGTGAAGGCAGCGTGGGAAGAGAGCCGCCATCGCTGGAATCACTTGCCGAAGCGACTGGCGGATCCTTCCTGCCGGCGCTCGAGCGTCACCCGGAACTGATGAGCGCAGACGTTGTGTTTCTCGCGCTGCACGGGGGCCAGGGTGAGGACGGTACGCTGCAAGCGCTGCTCGACATGGCACATATCAGGTATACAGGGAGTGGGCACCTCGCGAGTGCGCTGGCGATGGACAAGGATCTCTCGAAGAAGCTTTTCCGGACCGAGGGCGTGCTGACTCCGGATTGGCTGATGGCGCCGGCTTCGATCGAGGATGTGGAGTGTGAGCTCGGTTTCCCGGTCGTGGTAAAACCGTCAAAGCAGGGGTCGACGGTGGGGCTCACGGTGGTGAAGGAGCGAGGTCAATTCGACGCTGCGGTGACGGAGGCGTGGCGGTTCGATGACGAGGTGATGATCGAGCAATTCATTCCCGGCAGAGAGCTGACGGTAGGGGTCCTCGGAGACCGTGTTTTCCCTGTGGGCGAGATCAAGCCGAAGCACGAGATCTACGACTACGAATGCAAATACACTCCGGGAATGGCCGAAGAGGAATTTCCGGCACAGCTGTCACCGGAGCAGACCGCCAAAATCCAGCAACAGGCGCTCGCGGCGTTCCGGGCGCTCAAACTAGGGGGCTGTGCGCGGATTGATTTTCGGCTCGCTTCTTCCGATGATGGCAGTATGAGCGGAGGCGGTGATTTTTACTGCCTCGAGGCGAACACGTTGCCTGGGATGACCGAGCTCAGTCTGATTCCGCAGGGTGCAGCGGCGAGCGGCATGTCGTTCGCCGAGCTTTGCGAGGAGATTGTCAACCTCGCGCGAAAGTGA
- a CDS encoding pyridoxal-phosphate dependent enzyme has product MPPVERNRHPYESVIDTIGWTPLIRLNSVTRGLRTPVYAKAEFFNPGGSVKDRIAVPIIEKAERDGTLQPGGTIVEGTSGNTGVALAIAAALRGYKCIFTMPDKMSQEKVRLLKAFGAEVIVTPTAVPPDHPDSYVMMAKRIASETPNAILADQFYNQANPEAHYDVTGPELWEQTSGRITHFVAGAGTGGTITGVGRYLKEKNPQIKVIAGDPVGSILADHWRSNGTRLNEGVPYKVEGIGQDKIPGTLDMSLIDDFQTVSDKDSFAMARRLTREEGLFVGGSSGLITHVALNVARQIDDPDAFVVTVLCDTGERYLSKVYNDEWMRENQMLDSPRVMLSHVLGGKESDRDAPAVVSVAPGASVRQALGLMALHDVSQLPVMDGPNCVGSVSDWSLSQKSLENPKLLDATVSEVMESPFPVIASDQPVDSVVKLLSKSNPAVLVRENGTVQGIVTRSDMLRFMMSR; this is encoded by the coding sequence ATGCCGCCGGTCGAGCGAAACCGGCATCCTTACGAGAGCGTCATCGACACCATCGGGTGGACGCCGTTGATCCGCCTCAACTCGGTGACGCGTGGACTGCGGACGCCAGTGTACGCCAAGGCGGAGTTTTTCAATCCGGGCGGCTCGGTGAAAGATCGGATCGCGGTACCGATCATCGAGAAAGCCGAGCGGGATGGCACGCTCCAGCCTGGTGGAACGATCGTCGAAGGCACTAGCGGGAATACTGGAGTAGCTCTCGCGATAGCGGCCGCTCTTCGAGGCTACAAGTGCATCTTCACGATGCCAGACAAGATGTCGCAGGAAAAGGTTCGCCTCCTGAAAGCCTTTGGCGCTGAGGTGATCGTCACGCCGACGGCCGTGCCTCCCGATCATCCGGACAGCTACGTGATGATGGCGAAGCGGATAGCGAGCGAGACACCGAACGCGATTCTCGCGGATCAGTTTTACAACCAGGCAAATCCCGAGGCGCATTACGACGTCACCGGTCCAGAGTTATGGGAACAGACCAGTGGTCGCATAACACATTTTGTCGCGGGGGCCGGAACCGGCGGCACAATCACCGGAGTCGGGCGCTACCTGAAGGAGAAGAATCCTCAAATCAAGGTGATCGCCGGCGATCCGGTTGGCTCGATACTGGCGGATCACTGGCGCTCCAACGGAACGCGCCTCAACGAGGGCGTACCGTACAAGGTGGAGGGAATCGGACAGGACAAGATTCCGGGAACGCTGGACATGAGCCTGATCGACGACTTCCAGACGGTAAGCGACAAGGATTCGTTTGCAATGGCGCGACGCCTGACACGTGAGGAGGGGCTTTTTGTGGGAGGGTCGTCGGGGTTGATAACACACGTGGCGCTCAACGTCGCCCGGCAGATAGATGATCCGGACGCATTCGTCGTCACCGTGCTCTGTGACACGGGTGAGCGGTATCTGTCCAAGGTCTACAACGACGAATGGATGCGGGAGAACCAGATGCTGGATTCGCCGCGCGTCATGCTGAGCCACGTGCTTGGCGGCAAGGAGAGCGACCGGGATGCGCCCGCTGTGGTCAGTGTTGCGCCGGGAGCGAGCGTGCGACAGGCTCTTGGCTTGATGGCGCTCCATGATGTGTCGCAACTCCCAGTGATGGACGGACCGAATTGCGTGGGATCGGTGAGCGACTGGTCGCTGTCGCAGAAAAGCCTGGAGAATCCAAAGCTCCTCGACGCCACCGTGAGCGAGGTAATGGAATCGCCGTTTCCCGTGATTGCGAGCGACCAGCCGGTGGACAGTGTGGTCAAGCTGCTGTCCAAGTCGAATCCGGCGGTTCTAGTTCGTGAAAATGGAACGGTGCAGGGAATTGTGACCCGCTCCGACATGCTCCGCTTCATGATGTCACGGTAG
- a CDS encoding energy transducer TonB, translated as MSMKYAVGAALLLGVLASTGCNRGEESDEPFSGVGARPDVLPVMLNKDLPFRYPAALYAKKVQANVTLRVFIDKEGQVVAESTHVAESSTFPSLDSAAVRGSSELRFIPAKTRGEAVPVSILFPVYFRHPGAPPLPGDTILKKPGISITPASPSTAPVAAPVSTTAARTDTAVKSAPKASSAKKASTPTKKTTTKKAAPKKTTTKKKG; from the coding sequence ATGTCGATGAAGTACGCGGTCGGTGCGGCGTTACTGCTTGGCGTTCTGGCCTCGACAGGCTGTAACAGAGGCGAGGAATCGGACGAGCCGTTCTCGGGTGTCGGAGCGAGACCTGACGTGCTGCCTGTCATGCTCAACAAAGACCTGCCTTTCAGGTATCCCGCCGCCCTCTATGCAAAGAAGGTTCAAGCGAACGTGACTCTAAGGGTGTTCATCGACAAGGAAGGGCAGGTGGTTGCCGAGTCGACCCACGTTGCGGAAAGCTCGACTTTCCCGTCGCTTGACTCGGCGGCGGTCAGGGGATCGAGCGAGCTGCGGTTCATTCCAGCAAAGACCCGCGGCGAAGCTGTTCCGGTCTCGATTCTTTTTCCCGTGTACTTCAGGCATCCCGGGGCACCACCACTCCCGGGCGATACCATCCTCAAGAAGCCGGGGATATCGATTACTCCGGCTTCACCCTCGACAGCCCCCGTCGCAGCTCCGGTGAGTACAACTGCGGCGCGCACGGATACCGCAGTCAAATCTGCCCCTAAGGCGTCATCGGCGAAAAAGGCGAGCACGCCAACAAAGAAGACCACGACCAAGAAGGCTGCACCGAAGAAAACAACGACGAAGAAGAAAGGCTGA
- the mutS gene encoding DNA mismatch repair protein MutS, with the protein MSRASSTPLMQQYREIKARHQDAILFFRMGDFYEMFYEDAEVASRALGLTLTSRNNGGSAEVPLAGVPVKAAGEYLRRLVQQGFKVSICEQTEDPKFAKGIVRREVIETVTPGAAYADDMLDGSRNNFLCAIHSAGDSVGIAAVDVTTGELRLIMTSAGDADAALSRLTPREILVARESTPARLTQHSREEGALVTEREPWEFDVGLAAAELTRQFNVASIEGIGITESDGPAVAAAGVLMRYLHELQPGGIPHLTWPRVERPGGTMPLDEMTRRNLELVESLRGGGNEGTLLGVLDRTLTPMGSRLLRQWLLAPLTSRTAIEARLDAVGLLAADPIVREAMRSALDGVRDVERLASKTASARATPRELRALGDSIERLPTVETVLKQLAAQDGAESGNPLTALMSQWDACADLGDDITKILVDRPPLTLGDEPSIRTGVDAQLDEWRTLRDGGKDGIARIQMEERSRTGINSLKVGYNRVFGYFIEVTNTNAHLVPADYQRRQTLTGAERYVTPALKEFEEKVLTAAERIEEREREVFEALRRRIGIQVGRLQCVARLIAELDVLATLAEVAEREGYVRPEMTDGFDLEIVAGRHPVVERMMQREKFIPNDVRLIETARMIILTGPNMAGKSTILRQVGLIVLLAQIGSFVPASRAKIGVVDRLFTRVGASDNLVRGQSTFMVEMSETSAILHTATRSSLVLLDEIGRGTSTYDGVSIAWSVSEYLHDKVGCKTVFATHYHELTQLTDELVAACNYSVQVREVEGRVLFLHRLVPGGADRSYGIEVGRLAGLPEEILHRARALLSLFEGAQIVTALGGTKEGVTSGSPGKRKEPKAGEQLPLFGSLPHPIIEELKDLKPDEMKPIDALAILDRLVTRARQS; encoded by the coding sequence GTGAGCCGCGCTTCATCAACTCCGTTGATGCAGCAGTACCGGGAAATAAAAGCCCGGCACCAGGACGCAATTCTGTTCTTCCGAATGGGTGACTTCTACGAGATGTTCTACGAGGATGCTGAAGTAGCATCCCGTGCTCTCGGGCTGACGCTTACCTCGCGGAACAACGGAGGGTCTGCCGAAGTTCCTCTCGCGGGAGTTCCGGTGAAAGCGGCGGGTGAGTATCTGCGCCGCCTCGTTCAACAAGGCTTCAAAGTCTCGATCTGCGAGCAGACCGAAGATCCAAAGTTTGCGAAAGGCATTGTTCGGCGTGAAGTGATCGAGACGGTCACGCCAGGTGCTGCATACGCCGACGATATGCTCGATGGATCACGCAACAATTTCCTGTGCGCGATCCATTCTGCAGGCGACTCAGTGGGCATCGCGGCTGTAGACGTGACCACAGGCGAGCTCAGGCTCATCATGACGTCTGCCGGCGACGCCGATGCGGCATTGTCGCGTCTGACGCCTCGTGAAATTCTGGTTGCGCGGGAATCGACTCCGGCCAGACTGACGCAGCACAGCCGCGAAGAAGGCGCCCTGGTGACGGAGCGTGAGCCGTGGGAGTTCGATGTCGGACTTGCGGCAGCGGAGCTGACACGCCAGTTCAACGTCGCTTCCATCGAGGGAATTGGCATCACCGAGTCCGATGGTCCCGCGGTCGCGGCCGCGGGAGTGCTGATGCGCTATCTGCATGAGCTGCAGCCGGGCGGAATCCCGCATCTGACCTGGCCCAGGGTGGAACGGCCTGGCGGCACGATGCCCCTTGACGAAATGACACGCCGGAATCTTGAGCTCGTGGAATCACTGCGGGGAGGAGGCAACGAAGGAACGCTTCTCGGCGTTCTCGATCGCACGCTCACCCCGATGGGCTCGAGGCTTCTGCGCCAATGGCTGCTTGCACCGTTGACCAGCCGCACAGCAATCGAGGCGCGGCTCGACGCCGTAGGCCTGCTGGCGGCCGACCCGATTGTCCGCGAGGCAATGAGAAGTGCTCTGGACGGTGTTCGCGACGTGGAACGGCTCGCCAGCAAAACGGCGTCTGCGCGGGCGACGCCGCGAGAGCTCAGAGCACTCGGTGACTCGATCGAACGATTGCCGACGGTCGAAACGGTACTGAAGCAGCTGGCAGCGCAGGATGGCGCTGAGTCGGGGAATCCACTCACTGCACTGATGAGCCAGTGGGATGCATGCGCCGACCTCGGCGACGACATCACGAAGATACTGGTCGACCGGCCTCCGCTGACACTTGGCGACGAGCCAAGCATTCGGACAGGCGTTGACGCTCAGCTGGACGAATGGCGGACCCTGCGTGACGGAGGAAAGGACGGGATTGCGCGGATTCAAATGGAAGAACGGTCCAGGACAGGCATCAACTCGCTGAAGGTCGGCTACAATCGTGTGTTCGGATATTTCATTGAAGTCACCAACACCAATGCGCACCTGGTGCCGGCGGATTATCAGCGACGGCAGACACTCACCGGAGCGGAGAGATATGTCACGCCGGCTCTGAAGGAGTTCGAAGAGAAGGTTCTAACGGCCGCCGAAAGAATCGAGGAGCGCGAACGTGAGGTGTTCGAGGCGCTCCGCCGGCGAATTGGGATCCAGGTGGGGCGACTACAGTGTGTCGCGCGCCTGATTGCCGAGCTCGACGTACTTGCCACCCTGGCCGAAGTCGCCGAGCGGGAAGGGTACGTTCGACCAGAGATGACCGACGGGTTCGATCTGGAGATAGTTGCCGGCCGCCACCCGGTCGTCGAGCGGATGATGCAGCGGGAGAAGTTTATTCCCAACGACGTGCGCCTGATCGAGACTGCGCGGATGATCATCCTGACCGGGCCGAACATGGCGGGAAAGTCGACGATCCTGCGTCAAGTCGGGTTGATCGTTCTGCTGGCACAGATCGGATCCTTCGTTCCCGCTTCGCGGGCGAAAATCGGGGTAGTGGACAGGCTGTTCACGCGTGTGGGGGCAAGCGACAACCTCGTTCGCGGACAATCCACCTTCATGGTGGAGATGTCGGAGACGAGCGCAATTCTCCATACGGCGACGCGGTCCAGTCTTGTCCTGCTCGATGAGATAGGGCGCGGCACCTCGACGTACGACGGAGTATCGATTGCGTGGTCGGTGAGCGAGTATCTGCACGACAAAGTCGGCTGCAAGACAGTGTTCGCAACGCACTACCATGAGCTGACGCAGCTCACCGACGAATTAGTAGCAGCTTGTAACTATAGTGTCCAGGTGCGTGAGGTGGAGGGGCGGGTGCTATTCCTGCATCGGCTTGTACCAGGTGGGGCTGACCGCTCCTATGGAATCGAGGTCGGGCGCCTGGCGGGACTTCCAGAGGAGATCCTGCACCGCGCGAGGGCATTGCTCAGTCTGTTCGAGGGGGCGCAGATCGTAACCGCACTGGGAGGAACGAAAGAGGGTGTGACGAGTGGCAGTCCGGGGAAACGGAAGGAGCCCAAGGCCGGAGAGCAGCTGCCGCTGTTCGGATCGCTGCCGCACCCGATAATCGAGGAGCTCAAGGATCTGAAGCCGGACGAAATGAAGCCGATAGATGCACTGGCAATTCTCGATCGCCTCGTGACGCGTGCAAGGCAGTCGTAG
- a CDS encoding SPOR domain-containing protein encodes MSRKWAVAAMVLLPVLSQAQGSPDSSAYRRAQTLVNDGNAATGRAIVDSMIAHAAPGTNAYAEGLYWRAVLSAMASDAEMDYRRIVVDYPLSPRVEDVLLRLAQLELARADYDGALQHLNRLTLEHPTGATRARAGYWTARVLFEKNDVQRACAVNADALAQTNPNDVELRNQISYLNQRCVGVVIASSTTPVSAAVPVTDSTRVPSASVLAPKTDSIAVKSPTVVSKPSMQPPSTPRDVSPSMITPPAPAPAPAPAPAPAPAPAPAAAKKTVATAKPVTPSPAAASDEGGYSVQVAAYNVKSQARAMVESLKKRGYDARVSGTSAPFRVRIGHYPTQAQASAVMRSLKAKQINGFVVKAE; translated from the coding sequence ATGTCAAGGAAGTGGGCAGTCGCAGCGATGGTGTTGTTACCGGTACTGAGTCAGGCACAGGGTAGTCCCGACAGTTCGGCGTATCGGAGAGCGCAGACGCTCGTAAATGATGGGAACGCCGCAACCGGCCGAGCGATCGTAGACTCGATGATTGCTCACGCAGCCCCAGGGACGAACGCATACGCCGAGGGTCTCTACTGGAGGGCTGTTCTCTCCGCTATGGCCTCGGATGCGGAGATGGACTATCGCCGAATCGTCGTCGACTATCCGCTTTCTCCGCGTGTGGAAGACGTTCTGCTCCGGCTTGCCCAGCTCGAGCTCGCGCGCGCCGACTATGACGGAGCGCTACAGCACCTGAACCGGCTCACCCTCGAACATCCGACCGGTGCGACAAGGGCTCGTGCCGGGTACTGGACGGCGCGTGTTCTGTTCGAGAAAAACGATGTGCAGCGCGCGTGTGCAGTGAATGCGGACGCGCTCGCGCAAACAAATCCGAATGACGTAGAGCTGCGGAATCAGATCTCGTATCTCAATCAGCGCTGTGTCGGTGTAGTGATAGCGAGCTCCACTACACCGGTTTCCGCCGCCGTTCCGGTGACTGACTCAACACGTGTTCCCAGCGCGAGCGTTCTGGCGCCGAAAACCGACTCCATTGCCGTCAAGTCGCCTACTGTCGTCTCCAAGCCGTCAATGCAACCACCCTCGACGCCGCGGGACGTGAGCCCGTCGATGATTACTCCACCGGCACCGGCACCGGCACCGGCACCGGCACCGGCACCGGCACCGGCACCGGCACCAGCCGCAGCGAAAAAAACTGTGGCGACGGCGAAGCCGGTGACTCCTTCCCCGGCTGCGGCATCGGATGAAGGTGGATATTCCGTTCAGGTCGCCGCGTACAACGTGAAATCCCAGGCGCGGGCGATGGTTGAGAGCCTCAAGAAGAGGGGCTACGACGCCCGCGTCTCAGGCACAAGCGCCCCATTCCGAGTAAGGATCGGCCACTATCCGACGCAGGCGCAGGCAAGTGCAGTGATGCGTTCACTCAAGGCAAAGCAGATCAACGGGTTTGTGGTAAAGGCCGAATAG
- the holA gene encoding DNA polymerase III subunit delta — protein MSKAALKSLGEVLKRQSFDAAYYICGEDDFQKEDAMRQLIATATDPGMRDFNLDVRRAQDVDPKSMDALLSSMPMMAERRVVVISDAGALRKDPRKVVEQYLEKPSADMLLLLVEAAGGKTDKELARLATVLEFDTLTADRIPRWIAHHVTLNLKGAISVGAIDLLQSAVGNDLRQLVTELEKLASFANGREITEEAVSEVVGVRRGETMADLLDAIGRRDVKHALALVDHVLAQPKTSAVLVVMALATQTVALAWGRARLDEGLQPGQLQNDYWNLLKQSGSAFTGRPWGTAVAAWASAAGSWETESLQRALDALLIADLTLKESRVSSEEQVLTTLILAMCAGNEQKIAA, from the coding sequence ATGTCCAAGGCTGCACTAAAGTCGCTCGGAGAGGTTTTGAAGCGGCAGTCATTCGACGCCGCGTACTACATCTGCGGCGAAGACGACTTTCAGAAAGAAGACGCGATGAGGCAGCTCATTGCGACAGCAACCGACCCTGGGATGCGGGATTTCAATCTCGACGTTCGTCGTGCGCAGGATGTCGACCCAAAATCGATGGATGCGCTTCTTTCCTCGATGCCGATGATGGCCGAGCGCCGCGTCGTGGTGATTAGTGATGCGGGTGCGCTGCGAAAGGACCCACGAAAAGTTGTCGAACAGTATCTCGAAAAACCGTCCGCAGATATGCTACTGTTGCTCGTCGAGGCAGCGGGCGGAAAGACGGACAAGGAACTAGCGCGTCTGGCGACTGTTCTGGAATTCGACACGCTGACAGCCGACAGAATCCCCCGATGGATTGCCCATCACGTTACGCTGAACCTCAAAGGCGCCATATCTGTGGGAGCCATCGACCTGCTTCAGTCAGCGGTCGGAAATGATTTGCGCCAATTGGTGACTGAGCTGGAAAAGCTTGCAAGCTTCGCAAACGGGCGAGAAATCACCGAGGAAGCCGTTTCCGAAGTGGTCGGAGTACGCCGGGGTGAGACAATGGCGGATCTTCTGGATGCGATAGGGAGACGCGACGTAAAGCACGCGCTGGCACTGGTCGACCACGTTCTGGCGCAGCCGAAAACCAGCGCGGTCCTGGTCGTCATGGCGCTTGCAACGCAAACAGTCGCGTTGGCATGGGGGAGGGCGAGGCTCGACGAAGGCTTGCAACCCGGGCAGCTGCAAAACGACTATTGGAACCTGTTGAAGCAGTCCGGATCGGCATTCACCGGGCGCCCTTGGGGTACAGCAGTAGCTGCATGGGCCTCGGCTGCAGGCTCATGGGAAACGGAATCGCTGCAGCGCGCGCTCGACGCATTGCTGATAGCTGATCTGACGCTCAAGGAAAGCAGGGTTTCTTCGGAGGAGCAGGTGCTGACCACGCTCATTCTGGCGATGTGCGCCGGAAATGAGCAGAAAATTGCCGCATAG
- a CDS encoding anti-sigma factor, which yields MDCREFHKTHSAFIDDTLSGIELVGVQRHIAECEECAKHDAIVRRSLLLFRNLPRIEPSADFSERLNARLRELKDAEAAPVFHHSRAFAATIAVSSALMLGYIGSSLRDVDASRDIVFPPAVASIPEPEFAPITTPAPAMVASVPAGLPIWTAALYAELAPIHFASADLQLTQNGR from the coding sequence ATGGACTGTCGCGAATTCCATAAAACACACTCCGCCTTCATCGACGACACGCTATCCGGTATCGAGCTTGTCGGCGTGCAGCGGCACATTGCGGAGTGCGAAGAGTGTGCGAAGCACGACGCGATCGTTCGCCGCTCGCTTCTCCTGTTTCGAAATCTTCCAAGGATCGAGCCATCAGCGGATTTCTCCGAGAGGCTGAATGCTCGACTCCGTGAGCTGAAGGACGCCGAAGCTGCTCCCGTATTTCATCATTCCCGCGCATTTGCAGCGACGATAGCAGTTTCGAGCGCGCTGATGCTCGGGTACATCGGCAGCTCATTGCGCGATGTGGATGCTTCCCGGGACATCGTCTTTCCTCCGGCCGTGGCAAGCATTCCCGAGCCAGAGTTTGCTCCGATTACGACTCCGGCACCGGCAATGGTTGCCTCCGTTCCTGCCGGGCTTCCGATCTGGACGGCCGCGCTCTATGCAGAGCTGGCACCGATTCATTTCGCATCCGCGGACCTCCAGCTCACCCAAAACGGACGATAA
- a CDS encoding sigma-70 family RNA polymerase sigma factor, with the protein MASIARKQEIPSQGITVRERLRAMDDSAVVTAFLGGEERAFSELVERYQTRLLNFIYRTIGDREKAEDLVQEVFIRVYRHLHRFDRSKKFSTWAYTIASNLAKNELRNRSRNPLVLMQTVQKNWQDDDRPLQFEDTTSRPDDMYRKRHLREIVEESVAKLPEHHRHVFVLRELEGKSYEEIAEITDCNLGTVKSRLNRARNSFAEIVAPYME; encoded by the coding sequence ATGGCAAGTATCGCTCGTAAACAAGAGATTCCGAGTCAAGGAATTACCGTCAGGGAGCGACTGCGGGCGATGGACGATTCAGCCGTAGTCACCGCTTTCCTGGGGGGAGAGGAAAGAGCGTTCTCGGAGCTGGTGGAGAGGTATCAGACCCGCCTGTTGAACTTCATTTACCGGACGATTGGTGATCGGGAGAAGGCGGAGGATCTGGTTCAGGAAGTGTTCATCCGGGTGTACCGGCATCTTCATCGTTTCGACCGGTCGAAGAAGTTTTCGACGTGGGCGTACACGATTGCATCGAATCTGGCGAAAAACGAGCTCCGGAATCGCTCGCGAAATCCGCTGGTACTGATGCAGACGGTTCAAAAGAACTGGCAGGATGACGATCGGCCGCTGCAATTCGAGGATACCACCTCACGGCCGGATGACATGTACCGGAAGCGGCACCTGCGGGAAATAGTCGAGGAATCGGTGGCAAAGCTGCCCGAGCATCATCGGCATGTCTTCGTCCTCCGGGAGCTCGAGGGGAAGTCCTACGAGGAGATCGCCGAGATCACGGACTGCAATCTCGGCACGGTCAAATCGCGACTGAACAGGGCAAGGAACTCCTTCGCGGAGATTGTTGCGCCCTACATGGAGTAG
- a CDS encoding NUDIX hydrolase, with protein sequence MTGKVSSRRVYTGRVISLDVDQVRFPDGTIGELEMIRHSGASAVVPLLDASKAGPDVLLIRQYRYAAERYLYEIPAGRLDPDESPEECAERELREETGYSARHLRRLTTIYTTPGFTDEQIHLFVAEELTGGVASREPDEFMELHPISLSRAVAMVHSGEIVDAKTALGLLLAHASHRPK encoded by the coding sequence ATGACCGGAAAGGTCTCTTCCCGCCGAGTGTATACCGGCAGGGTCATCTCATTGGATGTGGATCAGGTTCGCTTCCCCGATGGAACGATTGGCGAGCTGGAGATGATTCGGCACTCGGGAGCAAGCGCGGTCGTTCCGTTGCTGGACGCGTCCAAAGCAGGTCCGGATGTCCTTCTGATCCGCCAATACCGGTACGCCGCGGAACGCTATCTATATGAGATCCCGGCTGGGCGTCTAGACCCGGACGAGTCTCCGGAGGAATGCGCCGAGCGAGAGCTACGAGAGGAAACGGGATACTCGGCGAGACACTTGCGACGTCTGACTACCATCTATACGACGCCAGGGTTTACGGATGAGCAGATCCATCTTTTCGTGGCGGAGGAGCTCACCGGCGGCGTAGCGAGCCGCGAGCCCGATGAGTTCATGGAGCTCCACCCGATTTCCCTGTCGCGGGCCGTGGCGATGGTCCATTCGGGCGAAATTGTGGACGCAAAGACCGCCCTGGGGCTGCTCCTGGCCCACGCGAGCCACCGGCCAAAGTAA